The nucleotide window CTTGAATTGGTTAAGGAAACAAACTATGAAAAGAATTACATTGGAAGCTCTCTAGCTGGAAAGAAAAAGAAAAAAGTATGTGCTCTGGTAGTAGAGTCAAAAAATCAGTTTTATACTCAGGAGATAAAAAGAGGTATAGAGGAAGCTGGAAAAGAGTTTAAACCATATAACTATAACCTGGATATACAGACAACAGATATTAATAATCCTGAAGCTCAAGTCAAATTGTTGCAGAAAGTATTAAAAAGAAAAGAGCTGGATGGAATTATTATTACACCACTTGATAGAGATAAAATATACGAGGTATTAAAACCACATCTTTCAAAGATTAAGGTTATATCTTTGGGAATTGGATTACATGAACATGTGCCTCACGTGGGACCTGACCATGAAAAACAGGGTAAGATTGCTGCTGGAATAATGGCAACACTTTTACGTTCAGGAGAAAAGCTGCTAGTTATAGATAATGGAGATGACAAAGTTTCATCTAAGGCTTATTTAAATGGATTTTTAAATAGAATAAAAGAGACAGACATCAAGGTTATTGGACCGATAAATGGAAATGGAATAGAAAGCAGTATTGAGCTCATACATAATGCTTGTGAAAATGATGATATAAAAGGAATTTACATAAATAGATATGCCCATGATATTTTGGAGAAACTTCCAAAGAAAACTCTTAATGGGAAAAAGATTGTTACAAATGGAATAGGTAGAATTATAAAAAATCTACTGAAAAAAAGAATCATAACTGCCACTGTTATGGAGGAGATTTCTTCTGAGGGATACAGTGCAGGAAAGAAAATGTTTGAAATACTATACAAGGAAAAGAACCTTGATAGTGTTTGGGATATATCAAAATCAAGAATCATTTTTAACGAAAACATGGAAGACTAAGACAGGAATAAATTAAAACGTAGGAGGTTCAATTATGAAAAAAAGTTTAATCGGATTAG belongs to Fusobacterium sp. DD2 and includes:
- a CDS encoding LacI family DNA-binding transcriptional regulator, which gives rise to MITQKEIAERLGVSRTTVARAINGSSLIKKETKDKILELVKETNYEKNYIGSSLAGKKKKKVCALVVESKNQFYTQEIKRGIEEAGKEFKPYNYNLDIQTTDINNPEAQVKLLQKVLKRKELDGIIITPLDRDKIYEVLKPHLSKIKVISLGIGLHEHVPHVGPDHEKQGKIAAGIMATLLRSGEKLLVIDNGDDKVSSKAYLNGFLNRIKETDIKVIGPINGNGIESSIELIHNACENDDIKGIYINRYAHDILEKLPKKTLNGKKIVTNGIGRIIKNLLKKRIITATVMEEISSEGYSAGKKMFEILYKEKNLDSVWDISKSRIIFNENMED